The Verrucomicrobiota bacterium genomic interval TTGATGATGCTGCTGCCGGGGTTGTTCTGCATCAAGGGCAGCGCGGCGCGGGTCATGCGTACAACCCCCAGCAGGTTGGATTGCACCATGAACTCCCAATCCGTGTCTTTGCCCTCGGCCACGGTGTCCAATCCCTTGGCGCCGCCGGCGTTGTTGATGAGCACATCCAGACGAGGGGTGAGCGTTTTCACCCAGGCAAGGAAGGCGTTGACGCTGGTTGTATTGGTCACATCCAGCGGATGGCAATGCGCGGCTGGCGCTCCGCACTGTCGCGCTTCCACCGCAACGTGTTCGAGCCGGTCAAGTCGCCGGGCACCCAGCAAAAGCCGCGCGCCCGCAGTTCCAAAGGCCCGGGCGGCTGCCGCGCCGAATCCGCTGGAGGCGCCGGTGATGAGAATCCATTTATTTGCCAATGAATATGCCATACACCAGAGTGTATAGCGCGTCGGGCGGAAAAAGCCAAGCCTTGGATTTCAAATTTCGGACCGCAGAATGCGGATTGCGAAAATTGGATTGGAAATTTTGTGGTCGCATGGATATGTGACTTTACCCGCTGCGTCTGGAACGATAGGATGAGCAGTGTAACGTAACGACAACACATATTAATATGAAACGGTTTGCACTGACGCTCGCGATGTCCCTTGGCACCATGGCGACCCTGAACGCCGCTCCGGGGGCCATCACCATTGACGCCTCCAAACCCGGTTTGGCCATCAGCCCCTTGCTGTATGGCATCTTTTTCGAAGAGATCAACCGGGCGGGCGACGGCGGCATCTACGCCGAGATGGTGCAGAACCGCTCCTTTGAAGACGCCTCGATCCCGCTCGCTTGGTCGTTGGTGAAAGACGGCGGGGCGGAACTCACCATGGCC includes:
- a CDS encoding SDR family NAD(P)-dependent oxidoreductase; protein product: MAYSLANKWILITGASSGFGAAAARAFGTAGARLLLGARRLDRLEHVAVEARQCGAPAAHCHPLDVTNTTSVNAFLAWVKTLTPRLDVLINNAGGAKGLDTVAEGKDTDWEFMVQSNLLGVVRMTRAALPLMQNNPGSSIINIGSIAGRVAYEGGSVYCAVKAGELQITRALRLELCGTGIRVCTVDPGFAETEFSMVRFSGDAERSRKVYEGTEPLTGDDIAETLVWVASRPPHVCVDELLIKCTDQAAIHKVHRRKPTS